Proteins from a genomic interval of Hydrogenophaga sp. PAMC20947:
- a CDS encoding TIGR00730 family Rossman fold protein codes for MESTEHLTQTFTERRLTDAWAELQAHANSGNSLKADAYRLAFADPEFLLRRETRGIRFELEMLKPDLAQQDLGIDNTVVVFGSARVREAAIAQEQLAVAEASGDAKAIARAQALLRNSAYYGQARQFARIVARHSARCTKEDQLYICTGGGPGIMEAANRGAHDEGAPNVGLNIALPHEQSGNPYITPELCFKFHYFALRKMHFMMRAKALVAFPGGFGTLDELFEVITLVQCGKAKPVPIVLFGSDYWKRLLNLDVLVEEGTISPDDLKLFTYVDDPQDAWNYILNFYNLPKV; via the coding sequence ATGGAATCCACAGAACACCTGACACAAACCTTCACCGAACGGCGCCTGACCGACGCCTGGGCCGAGCTACAGGCCCATGCCAACAGCGGCAACTCGCTCAAGGCCGATGCCTACCGCCTGGCCTTTGCCGACCCCGAATTTTTGCTGCGGCGCGAGACACGCGGCATCCGTTTTGAACTCGAAATGCTCAAACCCGACCTGGCACAGCAGGATCTGGGTATCGACAACACCGTGGTCGTGTTTGGCAGCGCGCGTGTGCGCGAGGCCGCCATTGCCCAAGAGCAATTGGCGGTGGCAGAGGCCAGTGGCGACGCCAAAGCCATCGCCCGCGCTCAAGCGCTGCTGCGCAACTCGGCCTACTACGGCCAGGCCAGGCAGTTTGCACGCATTGTGGCGCGGCACAGCGCGCGCTGTACCAAGGAAGACCAGCTCTACATCTGCACAGGTGGCGGTCCCGGGATCATGGAAGCCGCCAACCGGGGCGCGCACGACGAAGGTGCGCCCAACGTCGGCCTGAACATCGCATTGCCGCACGAGCAGTCGGGCAACCCTTACATTACGCCCGAGCTGTGTTTCAAGTTTCACTACTTTGCACTGCGCAAAATGCACTTCATGATGCGCGCCAAAGCCCTGGTGGCATTCCCGGGCGGCTTCGGCACACTCGACGAACTCTTTGAGGTCATCACCTTGGTGCAGTGCGGCAAAGCCAAACCCGTGCCCATCGTGCTCTTTGGCAGCGACTACTGGAAGCGTCTGCTGAACCTGGACGTGCTGGTGGAAGAAGGCACGATTTCGCCAGATGACCTCAAGCTTTTCACGTATGTGGACGACCCTCAGGATGCCTGGAACTACATCCTGAATTTCTACAACCTGCCCAAGGTCTAG
- a CDS encoding efflux transporter outer membrane subunit, with protein MLKISSTPLARSFGLTPIAAAMVLVLSGCSFIPTYERPAAPVAPSLDTGGVAVDSATPATEIAWRDFVQDARLRELIALAIQNNRDLRLATLNIEQVRAQYQIQRAGLFPAVNAGVTGSRQSSGDDTITNAYTAGLTMSGWEIDFFGRVASLKEAALAQYLASEEARNAAQTSLVAAVASSWLSLQTSDELLALTVQTLKTRQDSLHLTQLRFDSGVSSALDLRQAESLLASAQGTLAQLQRQRSLDLNALTLLAGQPIPSSVLPTSGASLQQFSAVPVGLSSEVLIQRADIRAAEHQLIAANANIGAARAAFFPRISLTASLGTASDELSGLFKSGSWGFSLAPQALLPIFDAGRNRAGLQVAKAQRDIAVAQYEKAIQTAFREVSDALAGRATLVRQGEALKAQADAESERFRLAELRYRNGIASFLDVLDAQRSLFTTQQALSQTRLVQRQNQVALYKALGGGWKP; from the coding sequence ATGCTTAAGATCTCATCTACCCCTTTGGCCCGGTCTTTTGGCCTGACGCCCATCGCGGCTGCGATGGTCCTCGTGTTGTCGGGCTGCTCTTTCATTCCCACGTATGAGCGCCCAGCAGCGCCGGTGGCTCCGTCACTGGACACGGGTGGCGTGGCCGTTGATTCAGCGACACCCGCCACCGAGATCGCCTGGCGCGATTTTGTCCAGGATGCCCGCCTGCGGGAGTTGATTGCCCTTGCGATTCAGAACAACCGCGATCTGCGTCTGGCCACGCTCAATATTGAGCAGGTGCGCGCGCAGTATCAGATCCAGCGCGCCGGCTTGTTTCCCGCCGTGAACGCTGGTGTCACAGGCAGCCGTCAGAGTTCGGGTGATGACACCATCACCAATGCTTACACCGCGGGCCTGACCATGAGTGGCTGGGAGATCGATTTCTTCGGGCGGGTCGCCAGCCTGAAAGAGGCGGCCTTGGCACAATACCTGGCCAGCGAAGAGGCTCGCAATGCGGCGCAAACCAGCTTGGTGGCCGCTGTGGCGAGCAGTTGGCTCAGTTTGCAAACCAGCGATGAGTTGCTGGCCTTGACGGTGCAAACGCTCAAGACCCGTCAGGATTCCTTGCACCTGACCCAACTGCGGTTTGACAGTGGGGTGTCTTCGGCGCTGGACTTGCGCCAAGCCGAGTCGTTGCTGGCTTCGGCACAAGGGACGTTGGCACAGCTACAACGCCAGCGATCGCTGGACCTGAATGCGTTGACCTTGCTGGCAGGGCAGCCGATACCGTCCTCGGTGCTGCCAACGTCTGGCGCATCGCTACAGCAGTTCAGTGCTGTGCCTGTGGGCTTGTCCTCAGAGGTGCTGATTCAGCGGGCCGACATTCGGGCTGCGGAACACCAGCTGATCGCCGCCAACGCCAACATCGGCGCCGCGCGCGCGGCCTTTTTCCCGCGCATCTCGTTGACCGCCAGCTTGGGCACTGCGAGCGATGAGCTTTCGGGCTTGTTCAAAAGCGGGTCGTGGGGCTTTTCGCTGGCGCCGCAGGCGCTGTTGCCCATCTTCGATGCGGGTCGCAATCGCGCTGGTTTGCAAGTGGCGAAAGCCCAGCGCGATATCGCGGTGGCGCAATACGAAAAAGCGATCCAAACCGCATTTCGCGAAGTGTCCGATGCGTTGGCTGGGCGCGCGACCTTGGTCAGACAAGGGGAGGCTCTGAAAGCCCAGGCCGATGCGGAATCAGAGCGCTTCCGGCTGGCCGAGCTGAGGTACCGCAACGGCATCGCCAGCTTCCTGGATGTGCTGGACGCACAACGATCGCTGTTCACGACCCAGCAGGCATTGAGTCAGACCCGACTGGTTCAGCGGCAGAACCAGGTGGCGCTGTACAAAGCGCTGGGAGGCGGCTGGAAGCCATAA
- a CDS encoding efflux RND transporter permease subunit — MAKFFIERPIFAWVIALFVMVLGAVSITQLPISQYPPVAPPSISINATYPGASAKTLEDSVLSVIEQEMNGSPGLIYMEAVAQANGTGSITLSFEPGTDASLAQVDVQNRLARASPRLPSAVTQQGVRVDKSRSNFLMFAMLSSTDPAWNPVALGDYASRSIVPEIQRLPGVGQAQLFGTERAMRVWIDPGKLLGFNLSAADVVAAIRSQNAQVSAGEIGALPNVAGQGVAATVVVNGQLGTVEAFGNVVLRASADGATVRLKDVARIELGAQAYATSARLNGVQAVGIGVQQSPSGNALATADAVRARMTELEKFFPEGMSWSIPYDSSRFVKISIEEVAKTLAEAMFLVFLVMFLFLQNWRYTVIPTIVVPVALLGTFAALLAMGFSINVLTMFGMVLVIGIVVDDAIVVVENVERIMSEEGLPPLEATRKAMGQISGAIIGVTVVLIAVFVPLAFFSGSVGNIYRQFSAVMATSIAFSAFMALSLTPALCATLLKPVEAGHHHEKKGFFGWFNRGFSRTAKRYESGVAALLPRAGRTLIIYAAIVGAVAVIYQRLPTSFLPNEDQGTMLVNVQLPPGATRERTEDVMKQVEGFMLKQPEVQSMVGVLGFSFSGQGQNAALAFVTLKDWSERTGPGSSAEGIAGRAFGALSGIRDAFIFPLSPPPIPELGSSSGFSFRLQDRAGLGREAMINARNQMLGLASKSKVLAGVRPDGLEDAPQLQLDIDRDKANAQGVSFDAISSAIATSLGSTYVNDFPNAGRLQRVVVQAEASARMQPDDLLRITVNNSQGKAVPLSAFASTHWITGPMQTVRYNGYPAMRISGSAAPGQSTGAALAEMEKLAGQLPRGFGFEWTGQSREEKLAGSQAIILYAFAILAVFLCLAALYESWTIPLAVILVVPLGVLGVLLATLLRDYSNDVYFQVGLITIIGLSAKNAILIIEFAKDLQAEGKSVIEAALAAAHMRFRPIIMTSMAFTLGVMPLALASGAGSASQRAIGTGVIGGMLVGTVLAVVFVPIFFVVVRTLFKGSDRQHRLDAAQAAHHGMKNDA, encoded by the coding sequence ATGGCCAAGTTTTTTATTGAACGCCCCATTTTTGCGTGGGTGATCGCCTTGTTTGTGATGGTGTTGGGCGCTGTTTCCATCACCCAGCTGCCGATTTCGCAGTACCCCCCGGTGGCGCCGCCATCAATTTCGATCAATGCCACCTATCCTGGTGCCTCTGCCAAGACGCTGGAAGACAGTGTGTTGTCGGTGATCGAGCAAGAGATGAACGGCTCACCCGGGCTCATCTACATGGAGGCAGTGGCCCAGGCCAACGGCACCGGCAGCATCACACTGAGCTTTGAACCCGGCACCGACGCCAGTCTGGCGCAGGTGGATGTGCAAAACCGCCTCGCACGTGCGTCACCGCGCCTGCCTTCTGCGGTGACGCAGCAGGGCGTTCGTGTAGACAAATCGCGCAGCAACTTCCTGATGTTTGCCATGCTGTCCTCGACGGACCCGGCATGGAATCCGGTGGCGCTGGGCGACTACGCGTCGCGCAGCATCGTGCCAGAAATTCAACGCTTGCCTGGCGTTGGCCAGGCGCAGTTGTTCGGTACCGAGCGTGCGATGCGCGTGTGGATCGATCCAGGCAAATTGCTCGGATTCAACCTCAGTGCGGCCGACGTGGTCGCCGCCATTCGCTCGCAGAACGCTCAGGTGTCTGCAGGCGAAATCGGGGCCTTGCCCAACGTGGCAGGCCAAGGTGTCGCCGCTACCGTGGTGGTCAACGGCCAACTCGGCACCGTCGAAGCTTTTGGCAACGTGGTGCTGCGCGCCAGCGCCGACGGCGCCACGGTGCGCCTCAAAGACGTGGCCCGTATCGAACTGGGTGCGCAGGCTTACGCCACATCGGCCCGCTTGAACGGTGTTCAGGCCGTGGGCATCGGTGTGCAGCAGTCGCCCAGTGGCAATGCCTTGGCCACGGCCGATGCGGTGCGCGCACGCATGACCGAGCTGGAAAAGTTTTTCCCTGAAGGCATGAGCTGGTCAATTCCTTACGACAGCTCGCGCTTTGTGAAGATCTCCATCGAAGAAGTGGCCAAGACACTGGCTGAAGCCATGTTCCTCGTGTTCCTGGTGATGTTCCTGTTCTTGCAGAACTGGCGCTACACCGTGATCCCCACTATCGTGGTGCCGGTGGCTCTGCTGGGCACCTTTGCAGCGCTTTTGGCCATGGGCTTTTCGATCAACGTGCTGACCATGTTCGGCATGGTGCTGGTGATCGGTATCGTGGTAGACGACGCCATCGTCGTGGTCGAGAACGTCGAGCGCATCATGAGCGAAGAGGGATTGCCACCGCTGGAGGCCACGCGTAAAGCCATGGGCCAGATCTCGGGCGCCATCATTGGCGTGACCGTGGTGCTGATTGCGGTGTTCGTGCCGCTGGCGTTCTTCAGCGGCTCGGTGGGCAATATCTACCGCCAGTTTTCAGCGGTGATGGCCACGTCAATCGCCTTCTCGGCTTTCATGGCTTTGTCGCTCACGCCAGCCTTGTGCGCCACCTTGCTCAAGCCAGTGGAGGCAGGGCACCACCATGAGAAGAAGGGCTTCTTTGGTTGGTTCAACCGGGGGTTCTCTCGCACGGCCAAGCGCTACGAAAGCGGTGTGGCGGCTTTGTTGCCACGCGCTGGCCGTACGCTCATCATTTATGCTGCCATCGTGGGCGCCGTCGCGGTGATCTACCAACGCTTGCCCACCTCGTTTTTGCCGAACGAAGACCAGGGCACGATGCTGGTGAACGTGCAGTTGCCGCCCGGTGCTACCCGTGAGCGCACGGAAGACGTGATGAAGCAGGTGGAAGGCTTCATGCTGAAGCAACCTGAAGTTCAAAGCATGGTTGGTGTGCTGGGTTTCAGCTTCTCCGGCCAGGGTCAAAACGCTGCTTTGGCGTTCGTTACGCTCAAAGACTGGTCTGAGCGGACGGGTCCAGGCAGCTCGGCGGAGGGCATTGCCGGCCGTGCCTTTGGTGCCTTGTCGGGCATTCGCGATGCATTTATTTTCCCGCTCAGCCCTCCGCCCATTCCTGAATTGGGTTCGTCGTCTGGCTTCAGCTTCCGACTCCAGGACCGGGCCGGTCTGGGCCGCGAAGCCATGATCAACGCCCGCAACCAGATGCTGGGTCTGGCGTCGAAAAGCAAGGTGTTGGCCGGTGTGCGACCCGATGGACTGGAAGACGCGCCGCAATTGCAACTCGACATCGATCGCGACAAAGCCAACGCGCAAGGCGTGAGCTTCGATGCCATCTCAAGCGCCATCGCGACCTCGCTGGGTTCGACTTATGTGAACGATTTTCCCAACGCCGGCCGCCTGCAACGTGTGGTGGTGCAAGCCGAAGCGTCTGCGCGCATGCAGCCCGATGACTTGTTGCGCATCACGGTGAACAACAGCCAGGGGAAGGCGGTTCCGCTGTCGGCCTTCGCATCGACGCACTGGATCACGGGTCCGATGCAGACCGTGCGTTACAACGGTTACCCCGCCATGCGCATCAGCGGCAGCGCGGCACCTGGACAAAGCACGGGTGCGGCGCTCGCAGAGATGGAGAAACTCGCAGGGCAGTTGCCACGGGGCTTTGGCTTTGAGTGGACAGGTCAGTCGCGAGAAGAAAAGCTGGCCGGCTCACAAGCCATCATCTTGTATGCGTTTGCCATCCTCGCGGTGTTCTTGTGTCTTGCTGCGCTGTATGAAAGCTGGACCATTCCATTGGCTGTGATTCTGGTGGTACCGCTCGGTGTGCTGGGGGTATTGCTGGCCACGTTGCTGCGCGATTACTCGAATGACGTGTATTTCCAGGTCGGGCTGATCACCATCATCGGGCTCTCTGCGAAGAACGCGATTTTGATCATTGAATTTGCCAAGGATTTGCAGGCCGAAGGCAAAAGCGTGATTGAAGCGGCTCTGGCCGCGGCCCACATGCGCTTCCGCCCCATCATCATGACCTCGATGGCCTTCACGCTGGGCGTGATGCCCCTGGCTTTGGCCAGTGGTGCGGGTTCGGCAAGCCAACGGGCCATCGGCACGGGCGTGATCGGAGGCATGTTGGTCGGTACGGTTCTTGCCGTGGTTTTTGTTCCGATCTTCTTTGTGGTGGTGCGCACGCTGTTCAAAGGCAGCGACCGCCAACACCGTCTGGATGCAGCCCAAGCTGCCCACCATGGAATGAAAAACGATGCTTAA
- a CDS encoding efflux RND transporter periplasmic adaptor subunit yields the protein MPRLSTPSRPWHLLGALSLAVTLVACGKAEAPAGAAPGGAGGPPPAEVGVVTVTPGDVGLITELPGRLEASRVAQVRARAAGILQERLFREGSEVKAGQALFRIDAAPYTAALQSAEASLARTQANLSTATALLNRYKPLITENAISQQEFANAEAAQKVAEADVAVGKAAVRTASINVNYARVTAPISGTIGRALVTEGALVGQGEATQLAVIQQINPMYVNFTQSASEALSLKRALASGQLKSAGKDAASVRIVLEDGTEYPQAAKLLFSDLTVDATTGQVTLRAEVPNAEGALLPGLYVRVRLEQATATDAITLPQQAVTRSGQGDSVMVVDAEGKVAPRSIKVGGQQNGKWVVLNGLKAGEQVMVDGFQKLRGDAPVKAVPWTPPGSAPAAAASAAPAK from the coding sequence ATGCCGCGGCTTTCGACCCCTTCACGACCGTGGCACCTTCTGGGGGCTTTGTCGCTCGCCGTCACACTGGTTGCCTGTGGCAAAGCCGAAGCCCCTGCGGGTGCTGCGCCTGGCGGAGCTGGTGGTCCACCACCCGCCGAAGTGGGTGTGGTGACGGTGACTCCGGGCGACGTGGGTCTGATCACCGAGTTGCCCGGTCGTCTGGAAGCTTCTCGCGTGGCGCAGGTGCGTGCCCGCGCCGCTGGCATCTTGCAGGAACGTCTGTTCCGCGAAGGCAGTGAGGTCAAGGCCGGGCAGGCCTTGTTCCGCATCGATGCGGCGCCCTATACGGCGGCTTTGCAAAGTGCAGAAGCCAGTCTGGCCCGCACTCAGGCCAATTTGTCAACGGCCACGGCTCTGCTCAACCGCTACAAACCGCTGATCACCGAAAACGCCATCAGCCAGCAAGAGTTCGCAAATGCCGAAGCAGCTCAAAAGGTCGCCGAGGCGGACGTCGCCGTGGGGAAAGCGGCGGTACGCACCGCCAGCATCAATGTGAACTACGCCCGTGTGACCGCGCCGATCTCCGGCACGATCGGACGTGCGCTGGTGACTGAAGGCGCCTTGGTTGGACAGGGCGAGGCTACCCAATTGGCGGTGATCCAGCAGATCAACCCGATGTATGTGAACTTCACCCAGTCGGCATCGGAAGCCTTGAGCCTCAAGCGCGCCCTGGCCTCCGGCCAGCTCAAGAGCGCCGGCAAAGACGCCGCAAGCGTTCGCATCGTGCTGGAAGACGGCACGGAATATCCCCAGGCGGCCAAGCTGCTGTTCTCCGATTTGACGGTGGATGCCACGACAGGGCAAGTGACGCTGCGGGCAGAGGTGCCGAACGCCGAAGGTGCTCTGTTACCAGGTCTGTATGTGCGGGTTCGCCTGGAGCAGGCCACGGCCACCGACGCCATCACGCTGCCTCAACAGGCGGTGACCCGCTCCGGCCAGGGTGACTCCGTCATGGTGGTGGATGCCGAAGGCAAAGTGGCCCCTCGGTCCATCAAAGTTGGCGGTCAGCAAAACGGCAAATGGGTGGTGCTCAATGGCTTGAAAGCTGGCGAGCAAGTGATGGTGGATGGTTTCCAAAAACTGCGCGGTGATGCCCCCGTCAAGGCCGTTCCCTGGACACCACCAGGCAGTGCGCCAGCTGCCGCTGCGTCAGCCGCTCCTGCCAAATAA
- a CDS encoding TetR family transcriptional regulator — protein MVRRTKADAEATRNSLLDAAEHLFQARGVSRTSLNDIALAAGTTRGAVYWHFQDKADLFNAMMERASLPLEEALACVGERAEELHDPLLALRAFMLEALNKVASDPQVRRVFEVATLQVEYNEEMRAVRARHLQVRNECVTSTAQALKAASEKREQPLPMPLEIAAQGCHVMVDGLIHNWLLDPSAFDLVACGTHTLDAYLRGLGFTLPDAQAPCPQGAKRSKASAGAKPPAPANSPTPARSQKRTT, from the coding sequence ATGGTTCGCCGCACCAAAGCCGACGCCGAAGCCACCCGAAACAGCTTGCTCGACGCTGCCGAGCACCTGTTTCAGGCGCGCGGCGTTTCGCGCACATCACTCAACGACATCGCCCTCGCCGCCGGCACCACGCGCGGCGCGGTTTATTGGCATTTCCAGGACAAGGCCGATCTGTTCAACGCCATGATGGAACGCGCCTCCCTCCCTCTGGAGGAAGCCTTGGCTTGCGTGGGCGAGCGAGCCGAAGAGCTGCACGATCCACTGCTGGCCCTGAGGGCATTTATGCTGGAGGCCCTCAACAAAGTCGCCAGCGACCCCCAGGTTCGTCGCGTTTTTGAAGTGGCCACGTTGCAAGTGGAGTACAACGAAGAAATGCGGGCCGTGAGAGCCCGTCATTTGCAGGTGCGAAACGAGTGCGTCACAAGCACGGCACAGGCCCTGAAGGCTGCAAGCGAGAAGCGGGAACAACCGCTCCCCATGCCACTGGAAATTGCCGCTCAGGGTTGCCACGTGATGGTCGACGGCCTGATTCACAACTGGTTGCTGGACCCCAGCGCCTTTGACCTGGTGGCCTGCGGCACACACACACTGGACGCCTACCTGCGTGGTCTGGGATTCACTTTGCCCGACGCTCAGGCACCATGCCCTCAGGGGGCAAAGCGGTCGAAGGCAAGCGCAGGTGCAAAGCCGCCTGCGCCAGCAAATTCGCCGACACCGGCGCGGTCACAAAAACGAACAACGTGA
- a CDS encoding K+/H+ antiporter subunit F — MSPVLEWALNLGIAAITIAVLLCSLRLLRGPTITDRVLALDTLYMNAIALIVLLGIRWNTALLFEGALLVAMLGFASTVALARYLSRGDVVE, encoded by the coding sequence ATGAGCCCTGTACTGGAATGGGCCCTGAATCTGGGCATTGCCGCCATCACCATCGCGGTGCTGCTTTGTTCATTGCGGCTGTTGCGCGGCCCCACGATCACCGACCGGGTGCTGGCGCTGGACACGCTGTACATGAACGCTATCGCCTTGATTGTGTTGTTGGGGATTCGCTGGAACACCGCATTGTTGTTTGAAGGCGCCTTGCTGGTGGCGATGCTGGGTTTTGCTTCGACTGTGGCGCTCGCGCGCTACCTCAGCCGTGGCGACGTGGTCGAATGA
- a CDS encoding Na+/H+ antiporter subunit E, with protein MSSDRSRAAPASGWFAHPVLSVLLGVSWLALSHSIEPVHLLSAVLIGIIVPRLLKPFLADASGLHWPAIPRLVGIVIWDIIVSNVVVARLVLGPLGNMAPGWIPVPLASGHHRVNALFASIITTTPGTVSAVIDEAERVIWVHALNCDDVAAMAADMKSRYEEPLLAIFKQQTGSAA; from the coding sequence ATGAGCTCAGATCGCTCCCGCGCCGCACCCGCTTCGGGCTGGTTTGCGCATCCCGTGCTGTCGGTGTTGCTGGGCGTGAGCTGGCTGGCCTTGTCCCACAGCATCGAGCCCGTTCACCTGCTCTCGGCGGTGTTGATCGGAATCATCGTGCCGCGCTTGCTCAAGCCTTTTCTGGCCGATGCCAGCGGGCTTCACTGGCCGGCCATTCCCCGGCTGGTGGGCATTGTGATCTGGGACATCATTGTTTCCAATGTGGTGGTGGCCAGACTGGTGCTGGGGCCCCTGGGCAACATGGCGCCCGGCTGGATTCCGGTGCCATTGGCGAGCGGGCACCACCGGGTGAATGCCTTGTTTGCCAGCATCATCACCACCACGCCCGGGACCGTGTCTGCGGTGATAGATGAGGCTGAGCGGGTCATCTGGGTGCACGCGCTCAACTGCGACGACGTTGCCGCCATGGCGGCCGATATGAAGAGCCGCTACGAGGAGCCTCTGCTGGCCATTTTTAAACAACAGACCGGGAGTGCCGCATGA
- a CDS encoding monovalent cation/H+ antiporter subunit D, producing the protein MVDAILGFWLQHAPVLSVLLPSFTAMALLLLGDFGGMSGVGGGHNRGRVVWRRRLSMASVVLGLVMAAGLVWRASSGELMVYRMGEWEAPFGIVLVLDRLSALMVCLTYLVAAPALWYATGGWDNRGRHFHAIFHFQLMGLSGAFLTGDLFNLFVFFEVLLIASYVLLLHGLGRERLRMGFHYVVLNLAGSGLFLIGLAMIYAVAGTLNMADLALRVGQLSGDSAVVARAAALILLVVFGLKAAVVPLYFWLPGTYASASAPVAALFAIMTKVGVYSIIRTHWGIFGLEAGEASLAAQAWLLPMALTTSVLGALGALSSHSMGRLVGYLTVSSVGTILAGVGLFTQATLSAALYYTLHSTIVIAGLFLLVELMAAQRGEALDKLRPTVAVREPVLLGLMMIFGAASAAGLPPLPGFLGKLMMLQSTEGLAAQPWVWTVVLSVGFLSLVGLARAGVIVFWHVQPDDDAARSASGSSLKLLSSAWAFMLLTVLLAVMASPVKRYTDATAAQLADKAAYAQAILGDQGGVNARTTRPYDGSRGAGAAAPAPAHQENAP; encoded by the coding sequence ATGGTTGATGCGATCCTGGGTTTCTGGCTGCAGCACGCGCCCGTGCTGTCGGTGTTGCTGCCGTCGTTCACCGCCATGGCTCTGCTGCTGTTGGGTGATTTTGGGGGTATGTCGGGTGTTGGCGGGGGGCACAACCGGGGCCGTGTGGTCTGGCGCCGCCGGTTGAGCATGGCTTCGGTGGTGCTGGGGCTGGTGATGGCAGCTGGCCTGGTCTGGCGGGCCAGCTCGGGCGAGCTGATGGTGTACCGCATGGGTGAATGGGAGGCGCCATTTGGCATTGTGCTGGTGCTGGACCGGCTGAGTGCCTTGATGGTGTGCCTGACATATCTGGTAGCGGCACCCGCGCTCTGGTATGCGACCGGTGGTTGGGACAACCGGGGTCGGCATTTTCACGCCATCTTCCATTTCCAGCTCATGGGGCTGAGCGGCGCATTCCTGACCGGCGACCTGTTCAACCTGTTTGTTTTCTTTGAGGTTTTGCTGATCGCTTCCTATGTGTTGTTGCTCCATGGTCTGGGCCGGGAGCGGCTGCGCATGGGATTCCATTACGTGGTGCTGAACCTTGCTGGGTCGGGCTTGTTCCTCATTGGTCTGGCCATGATTTATGCCGTGGCCGGCACCTTGAATATGGCCGACCTTGCTTTGCGTGTGGGCCAGCTCAGTGGCGATTCGGCGGTGGTAGCGCGGGCTGCGGCCCTGATCCTGCTGGTGGTTTTTGGCTTGAAAGCTGCGGTCGTCCCACTGTATTTCTGGCTGCCCGGTACCTATGCCAGCGCCAGTGCACCGGTAGCGGCCCTCTTTGCGATCATGACCAAGGTGGGCGTTTACAGCATCATCCGAACCCATTGGGGCATCTTTGGACTGGAGGCGGGGGAGGCCAGCCTGGCTGCCCAGGCCTGGCTGCTGCCCATGGCGCTGACCACCAGCGTACTGGGGGCGCTGGGGGCGCTTTCGTCCCACTCGATGGGGCGGCTCGTGGGCTATCTCACCGTGTCGTCTGTGGGCACCATCCTGGCCGGCGTCGGTTTGTTCACGCAGGCAACTTTGTCAGCTGCGCTGTATTACACACTGCACAGCACCATTGTCATCGCGGGCCTGTTCTTGCTGGTGGAGCTGATGGCCGCGCAGCGGGGCGAGGCACTCGACAAGCTGCGCCCCACGGTGGCTGTGCGTGAGCCGGTGTTGTTGGGGTTGATGATGATCTTCGGTGCGGCATCGGCCGCCGGCCTGCCGCCGTTGCCTGGTTTTCTGGGCAAGCTGATGATGTTGCAAAGCACGGAAGGTCTGGCTGCACAACCCTGGGTGTGGACAGTGGTTTTGAGCGTGGGCTTTTTGTCGTTGGTGGGTTTGGCGCGCGCGGGCGTGATTGTGTTCTGGCATGTTCAACCCGACGACGATGCGGCGCGATCGGCATCGGGCTCAAGCTTGAAGCTCTTGTCCTCGGCCTGGGCGTTCATGCTGCTGACGGTGTTGCTGGCGGTGATGGCTTCGCCGGTGAAACGCTATACCGATGCCACAGCCGCGCAATTGGCCGACAAGGCCGCGTATGCCCAGGCCATCCTGGGTGATCAGGGCGGCGTCAACGCCCGGACCACCCGACCATACGACGGATCCCGAGGTGCAGGTGCCGCTGCGCCTGCACCCGCCCATCAGGAGAATGCCCCATGA
- a CDS encoding Na+/H+ antiporter subunit C, which yields MEFLLATGIGCVTACGIYLMLRGRTFPVVLGLSLFGYAVNVFIFVMGRLWSNAQPILVGEGPVADPLPQALVLTAIVIGFATTGFVIELALRNRHESGSDHVDGHEPGHAPGHSPSTAETQPKEHN from the coding sequence ATGGAATTCTTGCTGGCCACGGGGATCGGTTGTGTCACCGCCTGTGGTATCTACCTGATGTTGCGCGGGCGCACCTTTCCGGTGGTGCTGGGCCTTTCGTTGTTTGGCTATGCAGTGAACGTATTCATCTTTGTGATGGGCCGCTTGTGGTCGAATGCCCAACCCATTCTGGTGGGGGAGGGGCCGGTGGCCGATCCCTTGCCGCAGGCCCTGGTGCTGACCGCGATCGTGATCGGTTTTGCCACCACCGGCTTTGTGATCGAACTGGCCTTGCGCAACCGCCATGAGAGTGGGAGCGACCATGTAGACGGCCATGAACCTGGCCACGCGCCCGGTCACTCACCGTCCACCGCCGAGACCCAACCCAAGGAGCACAACTGA